One window of Papaver somniferum cultivar HN1 chromosome 9, ASM357369v1, whole genome shotgun sequence genomic DNA carries:
- the LOC113307752 gene encoding importin-5-like isoform X1 — protein MDSYNSLIHQQQIAAILGPDSTHFETLVSHLMAAGNEQRSQAETLFNLCKQNHPDAFSLKLAHVLQNSSHVEIRGMSAILLRKQLTRDDSYLWPRLSQSTQSAIKSQLLICVQMEEAKQISKKLCDTVSELAAGILPENKWPELLPFMFQCVTSNTPHLQESSLLMFAQLSQYIGETLIPHIDTLHSVFLQCLASSSNPDVRIAALGASINFVQCLTSLADRDKFQDLLPVMMKTLTEALNSGQEATAQEALELLIELAGTEPKFLRRQLVDVVGSMLQIAEAESLEEGTRHLAIEFVVTLAEARERAPGMMRKLPQFISRLFAILMNLLLDIEDDPLWYNADNEDDEDAGETSNYGVAQECLDRLSMALGGNTIVPVASELLPVFLAAPEWQKHHAALIALAQIAEGCSKVMIKTLEQVVNMILNSFQDPHPRVRWAAINAIGQLSTDLGPDLQVQYHQRVLPALASAMDDFQSPRVQAHAASAVLNFSENCTSEILTPYLDGIVSKLLVLLQGGKQMVQEGALTALASVADSSQEHFQKYYDVVMPYLKAILLNATDKSNRMLRAKSMECISLVGMAVGKEKFRDDAKQVMEVLMTLQGSQLDTDDPTTSYMLQAWARLCKCLGQDFLPYMSVVMPPLLQSAQLKPDLTITSADSDDDIDQSDDDSIETITLGDKRIGIKTSVLEEKATACNMLCCYVDELKEGFYPWIDQVAPILVPLLKFYFHEEVRRAAVSAMPELLRSAKSAVEKGQAQGRNETYVKQLCDYIVPALVEALHKEPETDICACMLDALSECVQISGPLLDQSQVRTVVDVTKEVITASSTRKRDLAERSKAEDFDAEEGELLKEENEQEEEVFDQVGNLLGALIKTFKASFLPFFDELSSYVIAMLGKDKTPDERRIAICIFDDVAEQCREAALKYYDTYLPFLLEACNDEDSDVRQLIGNFIQAAVYGVGVCAEFGGSGFKPLVGEALSRLNVVIRHPNALSSENVMAYDNAVSALGKICRYHRDSIDAAQVVPAWLSCLPIKGDLIEAKLVHDQLCSMVEGSDGELLGQNNQYLPKIVAVFAEVLCAGKDLATDQTSSRMINLLRQLQQTLPPALLAQTWSSLQPQQQLALQSIMSP, from the exons atggattcctatAATTCATTGATTCATCAGCAACAGATTGCTGCAATTTTAGGTCCAGATTCAACTCactttgaaaccctagtttcgcATCTCATGGCAGCAGGAAATGAACAAAGGTCACAAGCtgaaactctattcaatctcTGTAAACAAAATCATCCTGATGCCTTTTCACTTAAACTTGCTCATGTTCTTCAAAATTCTTCTCATGTTGAAATCCGAGGTATGTCTGCAATTCTTCTTCGTAAACAGCTTACTCGTGATGATTCTTACTTATGGCCACGTCTATCACAATCAACACAATCAGCCATTAAATCTCAACTTCTAATCTGTGTTCAAATGGAAGAAGCAAAACAAATCTCAAAGAAGTTATGTGATACAGTTTCTGAACTTGCTGCTGGTATTTTGCCTGAAAATAAATGGCCTGAGCTTCTCCCTTTTATGTTTCAGTGTGTTACTTCTAATACTCCACATCTTCAAGAATCTTCTCTATTGATGTTTGCTCAATTGTCACAGTACATCggggaaaccctaattcctcATATCGATACTCTTCATAGTGTCTTCTTACAGTGTTTGGCTTCTTCCTCAAATCCTGATGTTCGAATCGCTGCTCTTGGAGCTTCAATTAATTTTGTTCAGTGTCTGACTAGTCTGGCTGATAGGGATAAGTTTCAAGATCTTTTGccagtgatgatgaagacgttGACCGAGGCGTTGAATTCTGGTCAAGAGGCAACTGCTCAAGAGGCGCTTGAGTTGTTAATTGAGTTGGCTGGAACAGAGCCAAAGTTCCTAAGGCGGCAATTAGTGGATGTTGTGGGATCTATGTTGCAGATTGCTGAGGCAGAATCGCTGGAGGAAGGCACTAGACACCTTGCAATTGAGTTCGTTGTTACTCTTGCTGAAGCAAGGGAAAGGGCTCCAGGGATGATGAGGAAATTGCCACAATTTATTAGTAGATTGTTTGCCATTTTAATGAATTTGTTGCTGGATATCGAGGACGATCCTCTGTGGTATAATGCTGATAATGAAGATGACGAGGATGCTGGAGAGACTAGTAATTATGGCGTTGCACAGGAGTGTCTAGATCGACTTTCGATGGCGTTGGGAGGGAATACAATTGTTCCTGTTGCTTCCGAGCTTTTGCCAGTATTTTTAGCTGCACCAGAGTGGCAAAAACACCATGCAGCCCTTATCGCTCTTGCTCAAATAGCTGAAGGTTGCTCAAAG GTAATGATTAAAACTCTGGAGCAAGTGGTGAACATGATACTGAACTCATTTCAAGATCCCCATCCTCGTGTTAGATGGGCAGCCATCAACGCGATCGGCCAATTGTCTACAGATTTGGGTCCTGATTTACAAGTACAGTACCATCAAAGGGTGCTACCAGCTCTTGCATCAGCTATGGATGATTTTCAGAGTCCTCGAGTACAA GCCCATGCTGCTTCGGCAGTCCTCAATTTCAGCGAAAATTGCACCTCAGAGATCTTAACACCTTATTTAGATGGGATAGTAAGCAAATTGCTAGTCCTCTTACAG GGTGGAAAACAAATGGTTCAAGAGGGAGCTTTGACAGCTCTAGCATCAGTAGCTGATTCGTCACAG GAGCACTTCCAGAAGTATTATGATGTTGTTATGCCTTACCTCAAAGCTATCTTGCTGAATGCGACTGACAAGTCTAACCGCATGCTTCGTGCCAAATCAATGGAATGCATTAGTTTGGTTGGTATGGCTGTTGGCAAGGAGAAGTTCAGAGATGATGCTAAGCAG GTGATGGAAGTTCTTATGACGTTGCAAGGATCACAATTGGATACAGATGATCCCACAACAAGTTACATGCTACAG GCATGGGCAAGGCTCTGCAAGTGCCTTGGACAGGATTTCCTCCCGTACATGAGTGTTGTTATGCCCCCGTTACTTCAGTCCGCTCAGCTTAAGCCTGATTTAACCATTACTTCTGCAGACTCAGATGATGATATAGATCAATCAGATGATGACAG TATCGAAACAATTACTCTTGGTGATAAAAGAATCGGAATCAAGACAAGTGTCTTGGAGGAGAAAGCTACTGCATGCAACATGTTATGCTGCTATGTGGATGAATTGAAAGAGGGTTTCTATCCATGGATTGATCAG GTGGCTCCTATTTTAGTTCCACTTCTGAAGTTCTATTTCCATGAAGAAGTTAGGAGGGCAGCTGTTTCAG CTATGCCGGAGCTACTACGTTCTGCTAAATCAGCTGTAGAGAAGGGGCAAGCGCAAGGTCGTAATGAAACCTATGTTAAGCAGTTGTGTGACTATATTGTACCAGCTTTGGTGGAAGCTCTACACAAG GAGCCGGAGACAGATATCTGTGCATGTATGTTGGACGCGTTGAGTGAATGCGTGCAG ATTTCGGGTCCGCTTCTTGATCAGAGCCAAGTTAGAACTGTGGTGGATGTGACAAAGGAAGTGATCACTGCTAGCTCAACTAGAAAACGAGACTTGGCAGAGAGGTCAAAGGCAGAGGATTTTGATGCTGAGGAAGGGGAGTTGCTCAAAGAAGAAaacgagcaagaagaagaagtgttTGATCAA GTTGGTAATTTGCTGGGCGCTTTGATTAAAACATTCAAGGCCTCTTTCTTGCCGTTCTTTGACGAGCTTTCCTCATACGTAATAGCTATGTTG GGCAAGGATAAAACACCTGATGAGAGAAGGATAGCTATTTGCATTTTTGATGATGTAGCTGAACAATGCCGAGAAGCAGCTCTCAA ATATTATGATACTTATCTTCCTTTCCTATTGGAAGCTTGCAACGATGAAGATTCAGATGTTCGTCAG TTAATAGGAAATTTTATTCAGGCTGCTGTTTATGGAGTTGGAGTTTGTGCAGAGTTTGGTGGATCTGGGTTTAAGCCTCTAGTGGGAG AGGCCCTTTCCAGGCTAAATGTTGTAATAAGGCATCCTAATGCACTATCTTCGGAGAATGTAATGGCGTATGACAATGCTGTTTCAGCTCTCGGGAAAATATGCCGGTACCATCGTGATAGTATTGATGCAGCACAG GTAGTTCCTGCTTGGTTAAGTTGCTTACCCATCAAAGGTGATCTAATTGAGGCCAAACTTGTACATGATCAGCTTTGTTCGATGGTTGAGGG GTCAGATGGTGAGCTTCTAGGCCAGAATAATCAATATCTTCCTAAAATTGTTGCTGTCTTTGCCGAG GTTTTATGTGCTGGTAAGGATTTGGCGACAGATCAAACTTCCAGCCGGATGATTAATCTGTTAAGGCAACTTCAGCAGACATTACCACCTGCCCTTCTGGCACAAACCTGGTCCTCCTTGCAGCCTCAGCAACAGCTTGCTTTGCAATCAATAATGTCACCTTAG
- the LOC113307752 gene encoding importin-5-like isoform X2: MDSYNSLIHQQQIAAILGPDSTHFETLVSHLMAAGNEQRSQAETLFNLCKQNHPDAFSLKLAHVLQNSSHVEIRGMSAILLRKQLTRDDSYLWPRLSQSTQSAIKSQLLICVQMEEAKQISKKLCDTVSELAAGILPENKWPELLPFMFQCVTSNTPHLQESSLLMFAQLSQYIGETLIPHIDTLHSVFLQCLASSSNPDVRIAALGASINFVQCLTSLADRDKFQDLLPVMMKTLTEALNSGQEATAQEALELLIELAGTEPKFLRRQLVDVVGSMLQIAEAESLEEGTRHLAIEFVVTLAEARERAPGMMRKLPQFISRLFAILMNLLLDIEDDPLWYNADNEDDEDAGETSNYGVAQECLDRLSMALGGNTIVPVASELLPVFLAAPEWQKHHAALIALAQIAEGCSKVMIKTLEQVVNMILNSFQDPHPRVRWAAINAIGQLSTDLGPDLQVQYHQRVLPALASAMDDFQSPRVQAHAASAVLNFSENCTSEILTPYLDGIVSKLLVLLQGGKQMVQEGALTALASVADSSQEHFQKYYDVVMPYLKAILLNATDKSNRMLRAKSMECISLVGMAVGKEKFRDDAKQVMEVLMTLQGSQLDTDDPTTSYMLQAWARLCKCLGQDFLPYMSVVMPPLLQSAQLKPDLTITSADSDDDIDQSDDDSIETITLGDKRIGIKTSVLEEKATACNMLCCYVDELKEGFYPWIDQVAPILVPLLKFYFHEEVRRAAVSAMPELLRSAKSAVEKGQAQGRNETYVKQLCDYIVPALVEALHKEPETDICACMLDALSECVQISGPLLDQSQVRTVVDVTKEVITASSTRKRDLAERSKAEDFDAEEGELLKEENEQEEEVFDQVGNLLGALIKTFKASFLPFFDELSSYVIAMLGKDKTPDERRIAICIFDDVAEQCREAALKYYDTYLPFLLEACNDEDSDVRQAAVYGVGVCAEFGGSGFKPLVGEALSRLNVVIRHPNALSSENVMAYDNAVSALGKICRYHRDSIDAAQVVPAWLSCLPIKGDLIEAKLVHDQLCSMVEGSDGELLGQNNQYLPKIVAVFAEVLCAGKDLATDQTSSRMINLLRQLQQTLPPALLAQTWSSLQPQQQLALQSIMSP, from the exons atggattcctatAATTCATTGATTCATCAGCAACAGATTGCTGCAATTTTAGGTCCAGATTCAACTCactttgaaaccctagtttcgcATCTCATGGCAGCAGGAAATGAACAAAGGTCACAAGCtgaaactctattcaatctcTGTAAACAAAATCATCCTGATGCCTTTTCACTTAAACTTGCTCATGTTCTTCAAAATTCTTCTCATGTTGAAATCCGAGGTATGTCTGCAATTCTTCTTCGTAAACAGCTTACTCGTGATGATTCTTACTTATGGCCACGTCTATCACAATCAACACAATCAGCCATTAAATCTCAACTTCTAATCTGTGTTCAAATGGAAGAAGCAAAACAAATCTCAAAGAAGTTATGTGATACAGTTTCTGAACTTGCTGCTGGTATTTTGCCTGAAAATAAATGGCCTGAGCTTCTCCCTTTTATGTTTCAGTGTGTTACTTCTAATACTCCACATCTTCAAGAATCTTCTCTATTGATGTTTGCTCAATTGTCACAGTACATCggggaaaccctaattcctcATATCGATACTCTTCATAGTGTCTTCTTACAGTGTTTGGCTTCTTCCTCAAATCCTGATGTTCGAATCGCTGCTCTTGGAGCTTCAATTAATTTTGTTCAGTGTCTGACTAGTCTGGCTGATAGGGATAAGTTTCAAGATCTTTTGccagtgatgatgaagacgttGACCGAGGCGTTGAATTCTGGTCAAGAGGCAACTGCTCAAGAGGCGCTTGAGTTGTTAATTGAGTTGGCTGGAACAGAGCCAAAGTTCCTAAGGCGGCAATTAGTGGATGTTGTGGGATCTATGTTGCAGATTGCTGAGGCAGAATCGCTGGAGGAAGGCACTAGACACCTTGCAATTGAGTTCGTTGTTACTCTTGCTGAAGCAAGGGAAAGGGCTCCAGGGATGATGAGGAAATTGCCACAATTTATTAGTAGATTGTTTGCCATTTTAATGAATTTGTTGCTGGATATCGAGGACGATCCTCTGTGGTATAATGCTGATAATGAAGATGACGAGGATGCTGGAGAGACTAGTAATTATGGCGTTGCACAGGAGTGTCTAGATCGACTTTCGATGGCGTTGGGAGGGAATACAATTGTTCCTGTTGCTTCCGAGCTTTTGCCAGTATTTTTAGCTGCACCAGAGTGGCAAAAACACCATGCAGCCCTTATCGCTCTTGCTCAAATAGCTGAAGGTTGCTCAAAG GTAATGATTAAAACTCTGGAGCAAGTGGTGAACATGATACTGAACTCATTTCAAGATCCCCATCCTCGTGTTAGATGGGCAGCCATCAACGCGATCGGCCAATTGTCTACAGATTTGGGTCCTGATTTACAAGTACAGTACCATCAAAGGGTGCTACCAGCTCTTGCATCAGCTATGGATGATTTTCAGAGTCCTCGAGTACAA GCCCATGCTGCTTCGGCAGTCCTCAATTTCAGCGAAAATTGCACCTCAGAGATCTTAACACCTTATTTAGATGGGATAGTAAGCAAATTGCTAGTCCTCTTACAG GGTGGAAAACAAATGGTTCAAGAGGGAGCTTTGACAGCTCTAGCATCAGTAGCTGATTCGTCACAG GAGCACTTCCAGAAGTATTATGATGTTGTTATGCCTTACCTCAAAGCTATCTTGCTGAATGCGACTGACAAGTCTAACCGCATGCTTCGTGCCAAATCAATGGAATGCATTAGTTTGGTTGGTATGGCTGTTGGCAAGGAGAAGTTCAGAGATGATGCTAAGCAG GTGATGGAAGTTCTTATGACGTTGCAAGGATCACAATTGGATACAGATGATCCCACAACAAGTTACATGCTACAG GCATGGGCAAGGCTCTGCAAGTGCCTTGGACAGGATTTCCTCCCGTACATGAGTGTTGTTATGCCCCCGTTACTTCAGTCCGCTCAGCTTAAGCCTGATTTAACCATTACTTCTGCAGACTCAGATGATGATATAGATCAATCAGATGATGACAG TATCGAAACAATTACTCTTGGTGATAAAAGAATCGGAATCAAGACAAGTGTCTTGGAGGAGAAAGCTACTGCATGCAACATGTTATGCTGCTATGTGGATGAATTGAAAGAGGGTTTCTATCCATGGATTGATCAG GTGGCTCCTATTTTAGTTCCACTTCTGAAGTTCTATTTCCATGAAGAAGTTAGGAGGGCAGCTGTTTCAG CTATGCCGGAGCTACTACGTTCTGCTAAATCAGCTGTAGAGAAGGGGCAAGCGCAAGGTCGTAATGAAACCTATGTTAAGCAGTTGTGTGACTATATTGTACCAGCTTTGGTGGAAGCTCTACACAAG GAGCCGGAGACAGATATCTGTGCATGTATGTTGGACGCGTTGAGTGAATGCGTGCAG ATTTCGGGTCCGCTTCTTGATCAGAGCCAAGTTAGAACTGTGGTGGATGTGACAAAGGAAGTGATCACTGCTAGCTCAACTAGAAAACGAGACTTGGCAGAGAGGTCAAAGGCAGAGGATTTTGATGCTGAGGAAGGGGAGTTGCTCAAAGAAGAAaacgagcaagaagaagaagtgttTGATCAA GTTGGTAATTTGCTGGGCGCTTTGATTAAAACATTCAAGGCCTCTTTCTTGCCGTTCTTTGACGAGCTTTCCTCATACGTAATAGCTATGTTG GGCAAGGATAAAACACCTGATGAGAGAAGGATAGCTATTTGCATTTTTGATGATGTAGCTGAACAATGCCGAGAAGCAGCTCTCAA ATATTATGATACTTATCTTCCTTTCCTATTGGAAGCTTGCAACGATGAAGATTCAGATGTTCGTCAG GCTGCTGTTTATGGAGTTGGAGTTTGTGCAGAGTTTGGTGGATCTGGGTTTAAGCCTCTAGTGGGAG AGGCCCTTTCCAGGCTAAATGTTGTAATAAGGCATCCTAATGCACTATCTTCGGAGAATGTAATGGCGTATGACAATGCTGTTTCAGCTCTCGGGAAAATATGCCGGTACCATCGTGATAGTATTGATGCAGCACAG GTAGTTCCTGCTTGGTTAAGTTGCTTACCCATCAAAGGTGATCTAATTGAGGCCAAACTTGTACATGATCAGCTTTGTTCGATGGTTGAGGG GTCAGATGGTGAGCTTCTAGGCCAGAATAATCAATATCTTCCTAAAATTGTTGCTGTCTTTGCCGAG GTTTTATGTGCTGGTAAGGATTTGGCGACAGATCAAACTTCCAGCCGGATGATTAATCTGTTAAGGCAACTTCAGCAGACATTACCACCTGCCCTTCTGGCACAAACCTGGTCCTCCTTGCAGCCTCAGCAACAGCTTGCTTTGCAATCAATAATGTCACCTTAG